Proteins encoded within one genomic window of Variovorax sp. OAS795:
- the pncA gene encoding bifunctional nicotinamidase/pyrazinamidase, with amino-acid sequence MHDSHRRSLLKSTAALSLLGATGTLFAASKLKPNDKSALIVIDVQNCFVDGGTLPVKGGAEVVPVINKLAESFENIVVTQDWHTQGHASFASAHAGQKPFSSIKLSYGNQVLWPDHCVQGTDDAALHKDLKLPTAQVIVRKGFHKGVDSYSAFEEADRKTATGLGGYLKQRGIKTVYVAGLATDFCVAWTALDARKAGFEVYVIEDATRAIDLNGSLAAAWKQMTAKGVKRIQSTDILAA; translated from the coding sequence ATGCACGACTCGCACCGCAGATCCCTTCTGAAGTCCACGGCCGCATTGAGCTTGCTCGGTGCGACCGGAACATTGTTCGCAGCCTCGAAGCTCAAGCCCAACGACAAGTCGGCGCTGATCGTCATCGACGTGCAGAACTGCTTCGTCGATGGCGGCACGCTGCCCGTGAAAGGTGGCGCCGAGGTGGTGCCGGTGATCAACAAGCTGGCCGAGTCGTTCGAGAACATCGTGGTCACGCAGGACTGGCACACGCAGGGCCACGCATCGTTCGCGAGCGCACACGCTGGCCAGAAGCCGTTCAGCAGCATCAAGCTCTCGTACGGCAACCAGGTGCTCTGGCCCGACCACTGCGTGCAAGGCACCGACGACGCGGCGCTGCACAAGGACCTGAAGCTCCCCACCGCGCAGGTCATCGTCCGCAAGGGCTTCCACAAGGGCGTGGACAGCTACTCCGCTTTCGAGGAGGCCGACCGCAAGACCGCCACCGGCCTGGGCGGCTACCTCAAGCAGCGCGGCATCAAGACGGTGTACGTGGCGGGCCTCGCCACCGACTTTTGCGTGGCCTGGACCGCGCTCGATGCGCGCAAGGCCGGCTTCGAGGTCTACGTGATCGAGGACGCCACGCGCGCCATCGACCTCAACGGCTCGCTCGCCGCGGCATGGAAGCAGATGACGGCCAAGGGCGTCAAGCGCATCCAGTCCACCGACATCCTGGCCGCCTGA
- a CDS encoding ABC transporter substrate-binding protein — MTISISRRTLVAGGAALAVGPGLLGSARANNGVTDSLIRIGQSAVFSGPAKDFGVDYRAGIKLYFDRVNRSGGINGRKIELVSYDDAYDPAKTAANTAKLIDEDKVFALAGFVATGNLAAAMPLAEKAGVPMFAPLVGTTSFRTKVNRLLFHVRAGYDLELRKIISHLSTIGISSLAVVYQDSAFGKSNLATCEQLAADYKVQVTKTLPLAIAAEDAKQVVASLADTKPGAVLMIMAGRMVEVFMRDYRANGVGAPLYTLSVGITDAAGSAKRLDGKLAGLVTASIVPPPQALRVPIVADYQRDRAEFGEKIDSYTTLEGYIASRVMVEGLRRAGKTLTRDSFIAGLEGIGSTRFGDFPIDYSAKNHNGSTFVDLEMYTRDGQLRR; from the coding sequence ATGACGATTTCGATTTCAAGGCGCACCCTGGTGGCGGGCGGCGCAGCCCTGGCCGTGGGCCCCGGTCTTCTGGGTTCGGCGCGTGCCAATAACGGCGTGACCGACAGCCTCATCCGCATCGGCCAGTCGGCCGTGTTCAGCGGCCCGGCGAAGGACTTCGGCGTCGACTACCGTGCGGGCATCAAGCTTTATTTCGACCGGGTCAACAGGTCCGGCGGCATCAACGGCCGCAAGATCGAGCTCGTCTCGTACGACGATGCCTACGACCCTGCGAAGACGGCCGCCAACACGGCCAAGCTGATCGATGAGGACAAGGTCTTCGCGCTCGCGGGCTTCGTCGCCACCGGCAACCTCGCGGCCGCGATGCCGCTGGCCGAGAAGGCCGGCGTGCCCATGTTCGCGCCGCTGGTGGGCACCACCTCGTTCCGAACCAAGGTCAACCGCCTGCTGTTCCACGTGCGCGCGGGCTACGACCTGGAGCTTCGCAAGATCATCAGCCATCTCTCGACCATCGGCATCTCGTCGCTCGCGGTGGTCTACCAGGACAGCGCCTTCGGCAAGTCGAACCTCGCCACCTGCGAGCAGCTGGCCGCCGACTACAAGGTGCAGGTGACCAAGACGCTGCCGCTCGCCATCGCGGCCGAGGACGCGAAGCAGGTGGTCGCCAGCCTGGCCGACACGAAGCCCGGCGCGGTGCTGATGATCATGGCCGGCCGCATGGTCGAGGTGTTCATGCGCGACTACCGCGCCAACGGCGTGGGCGCGCCGCTCTACACGCTGTCGGTCGGCATCACCGACGCGGCGGGGTCCGCGAAGCGGCTCGACGGCAAGCTCGCGGGCCTGGTCACGGCCAGCATCGTGCCGCCGCCGCAGGCCCTGCGCGTACCCATCGTGGCCGATTACCAGCGCGACCGCGCCGAGTTTGGCGAGAAGATCGACAGCTACACCACGCTCGAAGGCTACATCGCCTCGCGCGTGATGGTCGAAGGCCTGCGCCGCGCGGGCAAGACGCTCACGCGCGACAGCTTCATTGCCGGCCTCGAAGGCATCGGCAGCACGCGCTTCGGCGACTTTCCGATCGACTACAGCGCGAAGAACCACAACGGCTCGACCTTCGTGGACCTGGAGATGTACACCCGTGACGGCCAGTTGCGGCGCTGA
- a CDS encoding (2Fe-2S)-binding protein yields MTASCGAEPLHLEVNGQACSIPGVPREATLLHLLRNDLGLNGPKYGCGLGQCGACTVHVDGVAARACVIPAHGVAGRAITTLEGLGTRGRWHPVQAAFEDAQAAQCGYCLNGMVMQATALLARDPQASEARIRSELSGNLCRCGTHIEILDAVQRAAVRMRAETNR; encoded by the coding sequence GTGACGGCCAGTTGCGGCGCTGAGCCGCTGCACCTCGAGGTCAACGGACAGGCCTGTTCGATCCCGGGCGTGCCGCGCGAGGCCACGCTGCTGCACCTCTTGCGCAACGACCTGGGCCTGAACGGGCCCAAGTACGGCTGCGGCCTGGGCCAGTGCGGCGCATGCACCGTGCACGTCGACGGCGTGGCGGCGCGTGCCTGCGTGATTCCCGCGCATGGCGTGGCGGGCCGCGCCATCACCACGCTCGAAGGCCTGGGCACGCGCGGGCGCTGGCACCCCGTGCAGGCCGCCTTCGAGGACGCGCAGGCCGCGCAGTGCGGCTATTGCCTCAACGGCATGGTGATGCAGGCCACGGCGCTGCTCGCGCGCGATCCGCAGGCGAGCGAGGCGCGGATTCGCAGCGAGCTGTCGGGCAACCTGTGCCGATGCGGGACGCACATCGAAATCCTGGACGCGGTGCAGCGTGCCGCGGTGCGCATGCGCGCGGAGACAAACCGATGA
- a CDS encoding molybdopterin cofactor-binding domain-containing protein: MTRRADLPRTRADFLSADGVLLVVRETPPAPPPAKGQPTAVAGNPAEGDEILLAVWDDGSASALNGHVDLGTGIQTALAQIVAEELDLGMPCVRMMLGDTARAPNQGATIASASIQIHSQPLRLAAAQARAWLLARAADRLGVAVQALQVRNGVVRLAEEPDRRIDYADLVAGQRTVLRLDPHAQPKAPADYRIVGTRQARVDIPAKLAGESVFVHDMRVPGMLHGRVVRPPYAGADHGEFIGNTLDAVDESSIAHIPGIRAVVVVRDFVGIVAEREEHAEQALRELRVTWKPWPGMPDLSDLAQALRDNPSTQRLLVDEGDVDGALAAAAQPMHRTYVWPYQMHASIGPSCALADWQPRDGSGMQLRVWAGSQNPHVLRADLAKLMGVDDVQVDVVRMEAAGCYGRNGADDVAADAALLARAVGAPVRVQLTREQEHAWEPKGAAQLMEVDGGLMADGRIAAYDFETSYPSNGAPTLALLLTRTIEPVAQAFEMGDRTARPPYSVDNLRVKVNDMAPIVRASWLRGVSALPSSFAHESYIDELATAAGVDPVQFRLRHLNDPRAVELVQATAQKAGWRMRTGPQENADGGLGEGGDILFGQGFAYARYIHSKWPGFGAAWAAWVADVEVNRKTGEVHVRRVVVGHDAGLMINPAGVEHQVHGNVIQTTSRALKEEVRFAPQQGAANGGPQLPGVLPSGVVASREWGSYPIINFREVPVVEIMHMPRPGEPSLGAGESSSVPGTAAIANAIFDATGVRFREPPFTAEKVLAALRPLTSDLPPLPPGEGWGEGERPANRDAVAPSSQPSPRGRRSNTAWPQRKGLLATGAALFIGGIGLIAGLLGWRSAIAPVSLSAPVYSQATVERGRVLAALGDCAVCHTAAGGAPNAGGRAMETPFGTLYTTNLTPDADTGLGRWSFSAFQRAMREGVSRDGHHLYPAFPYTAFAKTSDDDLQALYAYFMSMPAVRAETPKAELKFPFSMRPLMAGWNALFHDPAPLQPVAAQNAEWNRGAYLVNGLGHCGACHTPRNALGAEQGGSAFLSGAMVEGWEAPALTGLSKSAVPWDADELYRYLRQGHTRRHGIAGGPMAEVVRELAEVPDADVRAMATYLASFDPAPAAQPQAVAQQAVDTAARTQGQLLGPAQRMFDSACASCHHDGDGPTLLGVNTPLALNSNLTSARPDNLLRTILDGVREPASRGIGFMPAFREALDDRQVAELAGYMRARFAPQEPAWKNLPAEVARVRAARGHGAP; this comes from the coding sequence ATGACGCGGCGCGCCGATCTGCCGCGCACCCGCGCGGACTTTCTCTCGGCCGACGGCGTCCTGCTCGTCGTGCGCGAAACCCCGCCCGCACCGCCGCCCGCCAAGGGCCAGCCCACGGCCGTGGCCGGCAACCCCGCCGAAGGCGACGAGATCCTGCTGGCCGTGTGGGACGACGGCAGCGCATCGGCGCTCAACGGCCACGTCGACCTGGGCACCGGCATCCAGACCGCGCTCGCGCAGATCGTGGCCGAAGAGCTCGACCTCGGCATGCCCTGCGTGCGCATGATGCTCGGCGACACGGCGCGCGCGCCCAACCAGGGTGCGACGATCGCCAGCGCCTCGATCCAGATCCATTCGCAGCCGCTGCGCCTGGCCGCGGCACAGGCGCGCGCGTGGCTGCTCGCGCGCGCGGCCGATCGGCTCGGAGTCGCAGTGCAAGCGCTGCAGGTGCGCAACGGTGTCGTGCGCTTGGCCGAGGAACCCGACCGCCGCATCGACTACGCCGACCTCGTTGCGGGCCAACGCACCGTGCTGCGCCTGGACCCGCATGCACAGCCCAAGGCACCGGCCGACTACCGCATCGTCGGCACGCGCCAGGCGCGCGTGGACATACCCGCCAAGCTCGCGGGCGAGAGCGTGTTCGTGCACGACATGCGCGTGCCCGGCATGCTGCATGGCCGCGTGGTGCGCCCGCCGTATGCGGGCGCCGACCATGGCGAATTCATCGGCAACACGCTCGATGCGGTCGACGAATCGTCGATCGCGCACATCCCCGGCATTCGCGCCGTGGTCGTGGTCCGCGATTTCGTCGGCATCGTGGCCGAGCGCGAAGAGCACGCGGAGCAGGCGCTGCGCGAACTGCGCGTCACCTGGAAGCCCTGGCCCGGCATGCCGGACCTGTCCGACCTGGCGCAGGCCCTGCGCGACAACCCGTCGACCCAGCGCCTGCTCGTCGATGAGGGCGACGTCGATGGCGCACTGGCCGCGGCCGCGCAGCCGATGCACCGCACCTACGTGTGGCCTTACCAGATGCACGCGTCCATCGGCCCTTCGTGCGCGCTGGCGGATTGGCAGCCCCGGGACGGCAGCGGCATGCAGCTGCGCGTATGGGCCGGCTCGCAGAACCCGCACGTGCTTCGCGCCGATCTTGCAAAGCTCATGGGCGTGGACGACGTGCAGGTCGATGTCGTCCGCATGGAAGCCGCGGGCTGCTACGGCCGCAACGGCGCCGACGACGTGGCGGCCGATGCCGCGCTGCTCGCGCGTGCCGTGGGAGCGCCGGTGCGCGTGCAGCTCACGCGCGAGCAGGAGCATGCATGGGAGCCCAAGGGCGCCGCGCAGCTGATGGAGGTCGATGGCGGGCTCATGGCCGACGGCCGCATCGCCGCCTACGACTTCGAGACTTCCTATCCATCCAACGGTGCGCCGACGCTCGCACTGCTGCTCACGCGCACCATCGAGCCCGTGGCGCAGGCTTTCGAAATGGGCGACCGCACGGCGCGCCCGCCCTACAGCGTCGACAACCTGCGCGTGAAGGTCAACGACATGGCGCCGATCGTGCGCGCCTCGTGGCTGCGCGGCGTGTCGGCGCTGCCGAGTTCGTTCGCACACGAGTCGTACATCGACGAACTGGCCACTGCCGCGGGCGTCGATCCGGTGCAGTTCCGCCTGCGCCACCTGAACGATCCGCGCGCCGTCGAGCTGGTGCAGGCCACCGCGCAGAAAGCTGGCTGGCGCATGCGCACCGGCCCTCAGGAGAACGCCGACGGCGGCCTGGGCGAGGGCGGCGACATCCTCTTTGGCCAGGGCTTTGCTTATGCGCGCTACATCCACAGCAAGTGGCCCGGCTTCGGCGCCGCATGGGCCGCCTGGGTGGCCGATGTCGAGGTCAACCGCAAGACCGGCGAGGTGCACGTGCGCCGCGTGGTGGTGGGGCATGACGCGGGACTGATGATCAACCCCGCGGGGGTCGAGCACCAGGTGCACGGCAACGTGATCCAGACCACCAGCCGCGCACTCAAGGAAGAGGTGCGGTTCGCGCCGCAGCAGGGCGCGGCAAACGGCGGGCCGCAGCTGCCCGGCGTGCTGCCCTCCGGCGTGGTCGCGAGCCGCGAGTGGGGCAGCTACCCGATCATCAACTTCCGCGAAGTTCCGGTGGTCGAGATCATGCACATGCCGCGGCCCGGTGAGCCGTCGCTGGGCGCGGGCGAGTCGTCGTCGGTGCCGGGCACGGCGGCGATTGCGAATGCGATCTTCGATGCGACCGGCGTGCGGTTTCGCGAGCCGCCGTTCACGGCGGAGAAGGTGCTGGCGGCGCTCCGTCCCTTGACCTCGGATTTGCCCCCTCTCCCTCCGGGAGAGGGTTGGGGTGAGGGCGAGCGGCCTGCGAATAGAGACGCCGTCGCACCCTCATCCCAACCTTCTCCCAGAGGGAGAAGGAGCAATACAGCATGGCCGCAGCGCAAGGGCCTCCTCGCCACAGGCGCCGCCCTCTTCATCGGCGGCATCGGCCTCATCGCCGGCCTGCTCGGCTGGCGCTCCGCCATCGCCCCGGTCTCGCTCAGTGCGCCGGTCTACAGCCAGGCCACCGTCGAACGCGGCCGGGTGCTCGCCGCGCTCGGCGACTGCGCCGTGTGCCACACCGCAGCGGGTGGCGCGCCCAACGCGGGCGGCCGCGCGATGGAGACGCCCTTCGGCACGCTCTACACCACCAACCTCACGCCCGATGCCGACACGGGCCTCGGCCGCTGGTCGTTCAGCGCCTTCCAGCGCGCGATGCGCGAAGGCGTCTCGCGCGACGGCCATCACCTGTACCCCGCGTTCCCGTACACCGCGTTCGCAAAGACCAGCGACGACGACCTGCAGGCGCTCTATGCGTACTTCATGTCCATGCCCGCGGTGCGCGCCGAGACGCCGAAGGCCGAGCTGAAATTTCCGTTCAGCATGCGGCCGCTCATGGCCGGATGGAACGCGCTCTTCCATGACCCGGCGCCCTTGCAGCCGGTGGCCGCGCAGAACGCGGAATGGAACCGCGGCGCCTACCTCGTCAACGGCCTGGGCCATTGCGGCGCGTGCCACACGCCGCGCAACGCGCTCGGCGCGGAGCAGGGCGGCAGCGCCTTCCTCTCGGGCGCGATGGTCGAGGGCTGGGAGGCACCGGCGCTCACCGGGCTTTCGAAGTCAGCCGTGCCATGGGATGCCGACGAGCTGTACCGCTACCTGCGCCAGGGCCACACCCGGCGCCACGGCATCGCAGGCGGACCGATGGCCGAGGTGGTGCGCGAACTCGCCGAGGTGCCCGATGCCGACGTGCGCGCCATGGCCACCTACCTGGCCTCTTTCGATCCCGCGCCGGCAGCGCAGCCGCAGGCCGTGGCGCAGCAGGCGGTCGACACCGCCGCACGCACGCAGGGCCAGCTGCTCGGCCCGGCGCAGCGCATGTTCGACAGCGCCTGCGCGTCGTGCCATCACGACGGCGACGGCCCCACGCTGCTGGGTGTGAACACGCCGCTCGCGCTCAACAGCAACCTCACGAGCGCGCGGCCCGACAACCTGCTGCGCACCATCCTCGATGGCGTGCGAGAGCCCGCGAGCCGCGGCATCGGCTTCATGCCGGCCTTCCGCGAGGCGCTCGACGACCGGCAGGTCGCCGAACTCGCGGGCTACATGCGCGCGCGCTTCGCGCCGCAGGAGCCGGCGTGGAAGAACCTGCCGGCGGAGGTGGCGCGCGTGCGTGCCGCGCGCGGGCATGGCGCGCCATAG
- a CDS encoding fumarylacetoacetate hydrolase family protein: protein MPLDLSPATSLPRDAERATLVGRIWQPGVGPVLVAVHDGALHDLSALAPTMSDLLEGAESPSAGVRAALKAGTAPRIAELSAVLANSDATARDEAKPWLLAPCDLQAIKASGVTFVESLLERVIEEQARGDASRAESTRAALSGVLGDNLAGIVPGSAEAAKVKEVLIAQGAWSQYLEVGIGPDAEIFTKAPVLSAVGTGADVGIHAASVWNNPEPEVVLAVNSRGETLGAALGNDVNLRDFEGRSALLLGKAKDNNASCAIGPFIRLFDAHFGIDDVRRITVALEVAGPEGFMLEGSSSLAKISRDPLDLVSQAIGAHHDYPDGFMLFLGTMFAPTQDRHGPGQGFTHVVGDRVRIAAPELGALVNRVVHSDQAPRWTFGLSALMRNLGARGLL from the coding sequence ATGCCCCTCGATCTTTCCCCCGCCACCAGCCTTCCCCGCGACGCCGAGCGTGCGACCCTCGTCGGCCGCATCTGGCAGCCCGGCGTGGGCCCCGTTCTGGTCGCGGTGCATGACGGCGCGCTGCACGATCTCTCCGCGCTGGCGCCGACCATGAGCGACTTGCTCGAGGGCGCGGAGTCGCCGTCGGCCGGCGTGCGCGCCGCGTTGAAGGCGGGCACGGCACCTCGCATCGCCGAGCTGTCGGCCGTGCTCGCCAACAGCGACGCCACCGCGCGCGACGAAGCGAAGCCCTGGCTGCTTGCGCCGTGTGACCTGCAGGCCATCAAGGCCAGCGGCGTGACCTTCGTCGAAAGCCTGCTCGAGCGCGTGATCGAAGAGCAGGCGCGCGGCGATGCATCGCGCGCCGAGAGCACGCGTGCGGCGCTCAGCGGCGTGCTCGGCGACAACCTCGCGGGCATCGTCCCGGGCTCGGCCGAGGCGGCGAAGGTCAAGGAAGTCCTGATCGCACAGGGCGCGTGGTCGCAGTACCTCGAAGTCGGTATCGGGCCCGATGCCGAGATCTTCACCAAGGCGCCGGTGCTCTCGGCCGTGGGCACGGGTGCCGACGTCGGCATCCATGCCGCATCGGTGTGGAACAACCCCGAGCCCGAGGTGGTGCTTGCGGTGAACAGCCGCGGCGAGACGCTCGGCGCGGCGCTGGGCAACGACGTCAACCTGCGCGACTTCGAAGGCCGCAGCGCGTTGCTGCTCGGCAAGGCCAAGGACAACAACGCGTCATGCGCCATCGGCCCGTTCATCCGCCTGTTCGATGCGCACTTCGGCATCGACGACGTGCGCCGCATCACGGTGGCGCTCGAAGTGGCGGGTCCCGAAGGCTTCATGCTCGAGGGCTCGAGCTCGCTCGCGAAGATCAGCCGCGATCCGCTGGACCTCGTCTCGCAGGCGATCGGCGCGCACCACGACTATCCCGACGGCTTCATGCTGTTTCTCGGCACCATGTTCGCGCCGACGCAGGACCGCCATGGTCCCGGGCAGGGCTTCACCCACGTCGTGGGCGACCGCGTGCGCATCGCGGCGCCGGAACTCGGCGCGCTCGTGAACCGCGTGGTGCATTCGGACCAGGCACCCCGGTGGACTTTCGGGCTGAGCGCGCTGATGCGCAATCTTGGCGCACGCGGACTGCTGTAA
- a CDS encoding MFS transporter — protein MNAPSPTLYDRRMVGWLSVGQLITWGSVFYAFALLMEPVERELGLSRAQSSLAFSLALLAEGALAWPVGRWIDRGHERAVMAGGSLAVAAGLLLHSLVQGALGFYLAWTLLGAGLAATLYNPAFSIVTRRFPHDFRRAIITLTFLGGLASTVFIPLVAWLIAELGWRHALWVLAGIHLFVCVPLHARVLRHAPPPATPTAPTTPAPTAGKATGAAPGSHPASHYMRSAPFLFVGVFTVLLMAVTAALPPHMVSLLRGAGLAESWAIALPAGIGLVQVLGRALLYFFEHHFDLHLANRLIPCLIPIGLLALLAGAAHPGAAVLFVFFYGMGNGMLTIVKGTAIAQYVNREHVATLNGALGLPSAIARALAPLMLGVLWQPDTGYTTGLWVLLGASVVAVLALVAAQRWRDAAGTAA, from the coding sequence GTGAACGCGCCCTCCCCCACCCTCTACGACCGCCGCATGGTGGGCTGGCTGTCCGTCGGCCAGCTCATCACCTGGGGCAGCGTGTTCTACGCCTTCGCCCTGCTGATGGAGCCAGTCGAACGCGAACTGGGCCTGAGCCGGGCGCAGTCTTCGCTCGCCTTCAGCCTCGCGCTGCTGGCCGAGGGCGCGCTGGCATGGCCCGTCGGCCGCTGGATCGACCGCGGGCACGAGCGCGCGGTGATGGCGGGCGGCTCGCTGGCTGTTGCGGCCGGGCTGCTGCTGCACAGCCTGGTGCAAGGCGCGCTCGGCTTCTACCTGGCCTGGACGCTGCTCGGCGCGGGTTTAGCGGCCACGCTCTACAACCCGGCGTTCTCGATCGTGACCCGCCGCTTCCCCCACGACTTTCGCCGCGCGATCATCACGCTGACCTTTCTCGGCGGGCTCGCGAGCACGGTGTTCATCCCGCTGGTGGCGTGGCTGATTGCGGAGCTCGGCTGGCGGCATGCGCTCTGGGTGCTCGCGGGCATCCACCTGTTCGTCTGCGTGCCGCTGCATGCCCGCGTACTGCGGCATGCGCCTCCGCCCGCGACACCCACGGCACCCACGACACCTGCGCCAACCGCCGGCAAGGCGACCGGGGCCGCACCCGGCAGCCATCCCGCGAGCCACTACATGCGCAGCGCGCCGTTCCTTTTCGTGGGCGTGTTCACGGTGCTGCTGATGGCTGTCACGGCCGCGCTGCCGCCACACATGGTGAGCCTGCTGCGTGGCGCGGGCCTTGCCGAGTCGTGGGCCATCGCGCTGCCCGCGGGCATCGGGCTGGTGCAGGTGCTGGGGCGGGCGCTGCTGTATTTCTTCGAACACCATTTCGACCTGCATCTTGCGAATCGGCTGATTCCCTGCCTGATCCCGATCGGGCTGCTCGCGCTGCTCGCGGGCGCGGCCCATCCGGGCGCCGCGGTGCTGTTCGTCTTCTTCTACGGCATGGGCAACGGCATGCTCACGATCGTGAAGGGCACGGCCATCGCGCAGTACGTGAACCGCGAGCACGTGGCCACGCTCAACGGCGCGCTGGGCTTGCCGAGCGCCATTGCGCGCGCGCTGGCGCCGCTGATGCTGGGCGTGCTGTGGCAGCCGGACACCGGCTACACGACCGGCCTCTGGGTGCTGCTGGGGGCCAGCGTGGTCGCGGTGCTGGCACTGGTCGCGGCGCAGCGCTGGCGCGATGCCGCCGGCACCGCTGCCTGA